The genome window GCCGGGGCGCCCCGGCGCGGACACTCCCGCGGTGCCCGAGGAGGAGAGCATCCTGCGGGGCGGGCTGGAGGCCTTCGCGGAGCTGGGCTACGACCGGGCGTCCGCCCGTGAACTGGCCCGCCGGCTGGGCGTCAGCCACAACTTCATCAACGACCGCTACGGCTCCAAGGCGGCGTTCTGGCGCGCGGTGGTGGACTCCGCGATGGGGGCACAGCTGGCGCTCCTGCCCGAGCCCGACCCCGCGGCCGACGACGCGGAGAACCTGCGGCGCCTCATCACCGGCTTCTACCGGGTCGCCGCGGACACACCCCTCGTCGCCCGGCTCTTCGTCGACGAACTCAACCAGGACACCGAGCGGTTGGACTACCTCTACGAGAACTACATCGGGGTCGTCGTACGGAACATGACGTCCAGCATCGACGGCCTGGTCGCCGCCGGACGCATGGCGCCCATCCCGATGGACGTGCTCTTCTTCGCCATCGTCCCGACCGTCTCCGGCATGCTCGACGTCCCCCTCGCCCGCCGCCTCGGCCGCTCCGACCCCGCCTCGCCGGAACGCATCGCCGCCACGGCGGAGTCCCTCGCCTCCCTCGTCCTCAACGGCCTCCTCGGCACGGAGGCGAAGGCTCCGACCGCGACACCCTGAGGGTCACGACACCCTGACGGCCTCGTGACCTCGTGACCTCGTGAGCCGACGGCTAGTCCGTGTCCGGCCGCGTCGGCACCGTGTCCAGCAGGTCCCGGGCCAGCAGGCGGGCCGGTTCCGCGGTGCGGTCGGCGACGTGGTGGAAGGTGTCCTCGGCGGGGCGGGCCGGCCAGGCCGGGGGGAGGTGGCGGGCGGGGAGGCGGGGGTCGGTGCGGATGGTCCAGAGCCACTCGCTGACCAGCCGCAGCCGCGTGCCGATCGGGTCGTCACCGGAGTCGGCGCCGAGGTGGGCCGTCCAGCGCTTGTCGAAGGTGACATAGCGGGCCGCGACGGACTCCAGGTCCCAGGTGTCGCGGATCATCAGCTCGATGTCGGTGGCGACGTCCGCGCGGGCGTGGAAGACCTTGACATGGTCGGTGAGCCCCAACTCCGCGACGGCCCCGGCGATGTCGACGTTCCCCGGCGCGATCCACAGCCCGCTGTACAGCGCCCCGAACCCGGACCAGGTCAGCCGCGAACGCAGGTCGTGGCGCCGGCGCTTCCACGAGTCGGGGAGGGAGAAGCCGAGAAGGGTCCAGGTGCCGTCCCAGTCGTCGTTGACGGCACCCTGCTTCCAGATACGGGTACGGCCGTCCCCCAGGACGCGCGTCGCCTGTGGGGTGAGGCCGAAGTACATCCTGCGGCCCTCCCGTTGGCGCCGCAGCAGGCCCCGGTTGACCATCCGGGTCAGCGTGGAGCGTACGGCCTGTTCCCCGACCCCGACCCGGCCCAGGACGTCGATGATGCTGCCCGAGTACACGCACAGGTCACGGTCGCCCTCCTCCAGCACATGGTTGCCGAAGAAGGCGAGCATGAGCGACTGCGGGCGCGGCTGCGGGCCGTCCGGGGTGTCCCCGTCCCGGGTGTCGCCGTCCCGGGTGTCCAGGATGTCGTAGTCCTCCACACGGGCAAGAGTACGACCGCCCGCCGACGCCCCGACGGGCGGCCGACCAGGGGAGGAGGGCGGCGCCGGGCGTGCGTCGCGCCGTGACGGGGCAGCAAGGAAGCCATGACCACCATCGCCGTCATCGGAGCCGGGCCGGGGCTCGGCGCGGCCGTCGCGCGTCGCTTCGGCCGGGAGGGGTTCGCCGTGGCGCCAGGGCCCTTCTGATGGATCTCCGTGGCGTCGCGACGCCCGGCACGCCGAGAGCACGCACCGAACGCCGCTCCTCCTCCCACGGAGATCCATCAGAAGGGCCCTGGCCGCCCACGACCCGGAGCGTACGAGGGCACTCGCCGCCGAACTTGCCGAACAGGGCGTCACGGCCCAGGGGTTCACGGCCGACGTCCGTGACCCGGAGGCCCTGACCGCCGCCCTCGGTCAAGTCGCGGGTGGTGTCGTCAGGCGGGTCGCGATGGTGGTGAGGTGTTCGGGGAGGGCGCCGGGGGTGGAGCGGGTCATGGCGGTGAGGGTGATGGTGGCCGTGGTGTGCCGGAGCGGGCGGAACCGTACGGCGGGGCGGGCGGCGGCGGCCCCGGCGGGGACCACGGTGACACCCAGGCCGCACTCCACCATGGCGATCTGCGAGGTCACCGAACGCGCCCGGTGAGCGGGGACGGGGCTGAAGCCGGCGGCCCTGCACATCGCCGCCATCGCGTCGTGGTAGTCCGGCGAGATGCGCCGGGGCAGCCACACCCAGGGGTCGGCGGCGAGGGACCCGCCGGGGCGCACATCGCCACCACCGCCGTCGAGCGCGCGGACGACCGCAGTGTGATCGTCGTCGACAACCAGGGGCGTACGGACGTGTCCTGCTGGGGCGGCATCCTCAGCCTTGGCGCCGCCCGGCGCGGGGTGCGCGGGGTCGTCGCGGACGGGGTGTGCCGCGATGTCGAGGAGGCCCGTGAGCCGGCCTTCCCCGTCTTCGCCCGAGGCTCGGTGCCCGCCACGGCACGGGGGCGGCCGCAACAGCGCTCCACCGGTGAGCCGGTCACCGTCGCCGGGCTCACGGTCGAACAGTTGAGGGAAGGCCGCAGCACCCTGGACCTGTACGACTTCACCTCGCCGGGACGGTGATCCGATGACCCCGACCACCGACCGGCTCGCACGTCTCACCCTCCCGCTCACCGCGCACGGCACCCGCGTCGAGGTGTCCGCCCTGTACCGCCCCGGCACCGGCACCCCGCTGGTCTTCCTGCACGGCTTCGGCGCGACGAAGGAGGACTACGCGGACGTCGTCCACCAGCCGGCCCTCGCCGACCGCCCCGTCCTCGCCTACGACGCCCCCGGCTGCGGCGCCAGCACCCGCGCCGACCTCGACGCCCTCTCCGTCCCCTTCCTCGTCGAGGTCGCCCGGCAGGTGCTGCGGGCCCGGCGGATCGACCGTTTCCATGTCGTGGGCCACTCGATGGGCGGCCTCACCGCGCCGCTCCTCGCGGACGCCGACCCGGCCCGGATCGTGAGCTTCACCGACATCGAGGGCAATCTCGCCCCCGAGGACCGCCTCCTCAGCCGCCAGATCGTCACCCACGCCGACGACGACCCCGACACCTTCCTCGCCCGCTTCGCCGCGCGCGTCGGCGCCTCCCGCCACCACGGGAGCGCCCTGTACGCCTCGGCGCTGCCCCACAAGGTCCGGGCCGGGGCGGTCAGGGGCATCTTCGCGTCCATGGTCGACCTCTCCGACCACGGCGCACTGCTCGACCGCTTCCTCGCCCTCCCGATGCCGAGGACCTTCATGTACGGCGAGCGGAACACCTCCCTCTCCTACCTCCCGGCTCTCGCCGAACACGGCGTCGAACCCGCCGAGATCAGCCCCTGCGCCCGCTTCCCCATGTATTCCAACGCTCCGGAGACGTGGTCCCGCATCACGACCACCGTCACCCGCGCCGAGGCCGTCACCACCACCTGACGGACACGGGGCACGGGTCACGGGTCACGGGAAGACCACCTCCGCCGTCGCGTGCCGCTCCTCCCGCCCCGGTGACGGCCGGGCGCCGGGCGCCGTCGTCGGAAACCGCTCGTGACCGTGGTCGGCGCGCGAGTGTCCGGGGCCGGTGTCAGGCTGAAAACACAGGATCGGAACCGTTCGACGCGAAGGGGAATCCCGTGATCACCACCGAC of Streptomyces phaeolivaceus contains these proteins:
- a CDS encoding TetR/AcrR family transcriptional regulator, with protein sequence MPEEESILRGGLEAFAELGYDRASARELARRLGVSHNFINDRYGSKAAFWRAVVDSAMGAQLALLPEPDPAADDAENLRRLITGFYRVAADTPLVARLFVDELNQDTERLDYLYENYIGVVVRNMTSSIDGLVAAGRMAPIPMDVLFFAIVPTVSGMLDVPLARRLGRSDPASPERIAATAESLASLVLNGLLGTEAKAPTATP
- a CDS encoding PaaX family transcriptional regulator — encoded protein: MEDYDILDTRDGDTRDGDTPDGPQPRPQSLMLAFFGNHVLEEGDRDLCVYSGSIIDVLGRVGVGEQAVRSTLTRMVNRGLLRRQREGRRMYFGLTPQATRVLGDGRTRIWKQGAVNDDWDGTWTLLGFSLPDSWKRRRHDLRSRLTWSGFGALYSGLWIAPGNVDIAGAVAELGLTDHVKVFHARADVATDIELMIRDTWDLESVAARYVTFDKRWTAHLGADSGDDPIGTRLRLVSEWLWTIRTDPRLPARHLPPAWPARPAEDTFHHVADRTAEPARLLARDLLDTVPTRPDTD
- a CDS encoding LysR substrate-binding domain-containing protein; translated protein: MRPGGSLAADPWVWLPRRISPDYHDAMAAMCRAAGFSPVPAHRARSVTSQIAMVECGLGVTVVPAGAAAARPAVRFRPLRHTTATITLTAMTRSTPGALPEHLTTIATRLTTPPAT
- a CDS encoding RraA family protein, with protein sequence MVVRRDAPGQPHPGVGGEGPAGAHIATTAVERADDRSVIVVDNQGRTDVSCWGGILSLGAARRGVRGVVADGVCRDVEEAREPAFPVFARGSVPATARGRPQQRSTGEPVTVAGLTVEQLREGRSTLDLYDFTSPGR
- a CDS encoding alpha/beta fold hydrolase; translation: MTPTTDRLARLTLPLTAHGTRVEVSALYRPGTGTPLVFLHGFGATKEDYADVVHQPALADRPVLAYDAPGCGASTRADLDALSVPFLVEVARQVLRARRIDRFHVVGHSMGGLTAPLLADADPARIVSFTDIEGNLAPEDRLLSRQIVTHADDDPDTFLARFAARVGASRHHGSALYASALPHKVRAGAVRGIFASMVDLSDHGALLDRFLALPMPRTFMYGERNTSLSYLPALAEHGVEPAEISPCARFPMYSNAPETWSRITTTVTRAEAVTTT